One region of Drosophila teissieri strain GT53w chromosome 2L, Prin_Dtei_1.1, whole genome shotgun sequence genomic DNA includes:
- the LOC122611908 gene encoding FHIP family protein GE18198 isoform X1 yields MWLRQSSGGGVASAGHGGPLRQRPIDAATDCDPRACYDSFCKHWQQAFEIIQHSAPPSHDDVLGVVSHLDYMVTLLLVELHHCNKVSLPAAEASGPPAAPCLEFLLSENLLDKLYEWACTTGRYANAVRLEQLKLYELLVSHSRHQLLCHEPFLRPLLKILASSQGEIFPPDLEKRLVILLNQLCVVLMQNVHLLDLFFFSAQTQVQEQILNGNVAPPKSGTTTNFIIFSLLIPYVHREGSLGHQARDALLLCMALSQKNSNIGTYIAQYSSICPLLVTGLGGLYSRLPNSIEISSIDWHRITPDDVTEIPELTLFMNALEFCNAVVQVAHEMIKQQLLDFMYQGFIVPVLGPAILQTLKGKHFQTNIDSQISAMSYLDLILRSITEPGLLRAFVRFLLDTEKFDGERIIDALVERLNSPDANLCMVTMALFDTLLGLHCEDLMLELLLKFMLPGKHVPISHRHKINKIDPYLNSSEFFLDLSPDVMKRARDLARPKSVHEPVVSDLTPLPSLPSPVMSKTIGANWNYYGVHTGDSLYANIQAYLFEAHWRIAQCQRDCLKWANSYRYQKWPRHGQGRVHAHALELARQFFSEFAGGPIAANETSEKQLDSLQSIGESSGYESFKWRPADEESEATDTTLATTASDADLDHNSSSLSSVLGASSKREAWRTSNNNRNELILTDLDFSEDLFAQGTVSLGPFLNAIWGKLQTFTSNSLYVNLHLTGLITRLAWYPLPLIHSLLLRSDIAITSDTPSFHQVLRILKQQIDAELPVTEDSLEIIDVARSSLIDREFRLANARKGNEGSPMHHSQQQQMATNSGQQQGQLRSAYATLSAATPVQATPTSAYDPFKRSDNKRRSISKSITSMFSRKSASNTSTTPPNGSSGAASNLVGNNASIDGRGMSHAQTSAGTCETSLSTQPQAGAPRTGANATSAAASGSNSSIAGSTLTLSAQSNTTTHSASTLHGLDGGPSTGGFNSEPASLDSVASMGIIASTSGTERSRDLALCAVLMDEWLKELAAIAQEQSVVLVTEQGSL; encoded by the exons ATGTGGCTGCGCCAGAGCAGCGGGGGAGGCGTTGCCTCAGCCGGACACGGCGGCCCCCTCCGTCAGCGACCCATCGACGCCGCCACGGACTGCGATCCGCGCGCCTGCTACGACAGCTTCTGCAAGCACTGGCAGCAGGCCTTCGAGATCATCCAGCACAGTGCGCCGCCCTCGCACGATGACGTGCTGGGCGTGGTCTCCCACTTGGACTACATGGTCACCCTACTGCTCGTGGAACTGCATCACTGCAACAAGGTCTCGCTGCCGGCGGCCGAGGCTAGTGGTCCGCCAGCGGCGCCCTGCCTGGAATTCCTGCTCAGCGAGAATCTTCTGGACAAGCTGTACGAGTGGGCCTGCACCACGGGACGGTATGCCAACGCTGTGAGGCTGGAGCAGTTGAAGCTGTACGAACTGCTCGTCAGTCACTCGCGCCACCAGCTGCTCTGCCACGAGCCCTTCCTGCGACCCCTGCTCAAGATACTGGCATCCAGCCAGGGCGAGATCTTTCCGCCCGATCTCGAGAAGCGCCTCGTGATCCTGCTGAACCAGCTGTGCGTGGTTCTCATGCAGAATGTCCACCTGCTGGACCTCTTTTTCTTCTCCGCCCAGACGCAAGTGCAGGAGCAGATATTAAATGGCAACGTGGCGCCACCCAAAAGCGGAACCACCACCAA CTTCATAATATTTTCGCTGCTTATCCCGTACGTGCATCGCGAGGGCAGTCTAGGTCACCAAGCGCGCGATGCTCTGCTGTTGTGCATGGCGCTTTCGCAGAAGAACTCCAACATTGGAACGTACATAGCCCAGTACTCCTCGATCTGCCCGCTGCTGGTGACCGGCCTGGGTGGGCTTTACTCGCGTCTGCCCAACAGCATCGAGATTAGCTCAATTGACTGGCACCGGATCACGCCGGACGATGTGACAGAGATCCCGGAGCTAACGCTCTTCATGAACGCCCTCGAATTCTGCAACGCCGTGGTGCAGGTGGCCCACGAAATGAtcaagcagcagctgctggacTTCATGTACCAGGGCTTCATTGTTCCCGTGCTGGGACCTGCGATCCTCCAG ACACTGAAGGGCAAACATTTTCAGACGAACATCGACTCGCAAATCTCTGCCATGTCGTACCTGGACCTGATCTTGCGCTCCATCACGGAGCCCGGACTGCTGAGGGCCTTCGTTCGGTTCCTGCTCGATACGGAGAAGTTTGACGGGGAACGGATAATCGATGCTCTGGTCGAGCGCCTGAACTCACCCGATGCCAACCTGTGCATGGTTACGATGGCATTGTTTGACACCCTGCTGGGTCTGCACTGCGAGGACCTcatgctggagctgctgctcaaGTTCATGTTGCCTGGCAAGCATGTGCCCATCTCACATCGCCACAAGATCAACAAAATCGATCCGTATTTGAATAGCAGTGAGTTCTTCCTGGACCTCTCGCCCGATGTGATGAAGAGGGCCAGAGATCTGGCCAGGCCGAAGAGTGTCCACGAGCCTGTGGTGAGTGATCTGACGCCTCTGCCGAGTCTCCCATCTCCGGTCATGAGCAAGACGATTGGAGCCAACTGGAACTACTACGGCGTGCACACGGGGGATAGTTTGTATGCGAATATCCAGGCATATCTCTTCGAGGCTCATTGGCGGATTGCCCAGTGTCAAAGGGATTGCCTTAAGTGGGCCAACAGCTATCGCTACCAAAAGTGGCCTCGTCACGGCCAAGGAAGAGTTCACGCCCACGCCTTGGAACTGGCGCGTCAGTTCTTCAGTGAATTCGCTGGCGGTCCCATTGCCGCCAACGAGACGAGTGAAAAGCAGCTGGACAGCTTGCAGTCGATTGGCGAGTCAAGCGGCTACGAATCCTTCAAGTGGCGACCAGCGGACGAGGAAAGCGAAGCCACGGATACAACCCTGGCCACCACAGCAAGCGACGCAGATCTGGATCACAATAGCAGCAGCCTTAGCAGCGTTCTGGGTGCATCCAGCAAACGGGAGGCATGGCGCACTTCGAACAACAATCGCAACGAATTAATACTGACGGATCTTGACTTCTCGGAAGATTTGTTTGCGCAGGGCACCGTAAGCTTAG GTCCCTTTCTCAATGCCATTTGGGGCAAACTGCAAACCTTCACGAGCAACTCGCTGTACGTCAATCTCCACCTGACCGGTCTGATCACTCGCTTGGCCTGGTATCCCCTGCCGCTGATTcactcgctgctgctgcgctcgGACATAGCCATCACCTCGGACACGCCCTCGTTTCACCAGGTGCTGCGCATTCTGAAGCAGCAGATAGATGCCGAGCTGCCAGTGACGGAGGATTCGCTGGAGATCATCGATGTGGCGCGCTCGTCACTGATTGATCGAGAGTTTCGCTTGGCAAATGCGCGCAAGGGCAACGAGGGCTCTCCAATGCAtcacagccagcagcaacagatggCAACGAACTCCGGCCAGCAGCAGGGACAACTCCGATCCGCCTACGCCACCCTTTCGGCCGCTACGCCCGTgcaggccacgcccaccagtgCCTACGATCCGTTCAAGCGCAGTGATAACAAGCGGCGCAGCATCAGCAAATCCATCACCAGCATGTTTAGCAGAAAGTCTGCGTCCAACACGTCCACAACGCCCCCCAATGGCTCCTCTG GCGCTGCCTCGAATCTGGTGGGGAATAATGCCAGCATTGATGGAAGAGGCATGTCACACGCACAGACATCCGCAGGCACATGCGAGACCAGCTTGAGTACGCAGCCCCAAGCGGGAGCACCACGCACAGGAGCCAACGCGACATCGGCAGCGGCATCGggaagcaacagcagcatcgcAGGCTCCACTCTAACGCTCTCCGCCCAGTCGAACACAACCACCCACTCGGCGAGCACCCTGCACGGCCTGGATGGCGGCCCGTCGACGGGTGGTTTCAACTCGGAGCCGGCGTCCCTGGACTCGGTGGCCTCCATGGGTATCATCGCCAGCACGAGTGGCACCGAGCGATCCCGTGACTTGGCCCTCTGCGCTGTGCTCATGGACGAGTGGCTCAAGGAGCTGGCTGCCATTGCGCAGGAGCAGAGCGTGGTGCTGGTCACGGAGCAGGGTTCTTTATGA